A DNA window from Litorivicinus lipolyticus contains the following coding sequences:
- a CDS encoding GNAT family N-acetyltransferase yields the protein MNLRIESLTSIADIDAGCWNDWLNGYPFLRHEFLSALESSGATCQATGWVPMHLVAWDDQRPIAALPLFAKHHSRGEYVFDWGWADAFERAGGDYYPKLLSAAPFTPATGPRLLGDPRAHPALLAHIDQLIDQGFSSWHCLFPAHQIEGDDTLRRIGVQYHWHNQGYADFAEFLAPMTSKRRKAIRRERRIVADQGITLERIAGECAADADIEAFYRFYQNTYAVRGQRGYLNADAFKQMFHGMGDQLCLVMARMDQQAVGAALLFHDATTLYGRYWGGHQLDCLHFEACYYQGIEFAIERGLERFDPGAQGEHKIPRGFAPTQTQSFHRIGHPGFRAAVAEFLGREQGAVERWQSDAAAALPFKIATEDAAT from the coding sequence GTGAACCTGCGCATTGAGTCACTCACCAGCATCGCCGACATCGACGCTGGGTGCTGGAACGATTGGCTTAACGGCTATCCGTTTTTACGCCACGAATTTCTTAGCGCCCTTGAATCCAGCGGCGCCACCTGTCAAGCCACCGGCTGGGTGCCCATGCACCTGGTGGCGTGGGACGATCAGCGCCCGATCGCCGCCCTGCCGCTATTTGCCAAACACCATTCGCGCGGCGAGTACGTGTTCGATTGGGGCTGGGCGGATGCCTTTGAGCGCGCCGGCGGTGACTACTACCCTAAGCTACTGTCGGCGGCCCCGTTCACACCGGCGACCGGCCCTCGGCTGTTGGGTGATCCGCGTGCACACCCGGCCCTGTTGGCGCACATCGACCAGCTGATCGACCAGGGATTTTCGAGCTGGCACTGTCTGTTCCCGGCGCACCAGATTGAAGGTGACGACACCTTGCGCCGCATCGGTGTTCAATACCATTGGCACAATCAGGGCTATGCTGATTTCGCTGAGTTTTTGGCGCCGATGACCAGCAAGCGCCGCAAAGCCATCCGCCGCGAGCGCCGGATTGTCGCCGACCAGGGCATCACCCTGGAACGCATTGCCGGTGAATGCGCCGCCGACGCCGACATCGAAGCCTTTTACCGGTTTTATCAAAATACCTATGCGGTGCGCGGACAGCGCGGCTACTTAAACGCCGATGCATTCAAACAAATGTTCCACGGCATGGGTGACCAGCTGTGCCTGGTGATGGCACGCATGGATCAGCAAGCGGTTGGCGCTGCGCTGTTGTTCCACGACGCGACGACCCTGTACGGGCGCTACTGGGGCGGGCACCAACTAGACTGCCTGCACTTTGAGGCCTGTTATTATCAGGGCATCGAGTTTGCCATCGAGCGTGGCCTGGAGCGCTTTGACCCCGGCGCCCAGGGCGAGCACAAAATCCCGCGTGGGTTCGCGCCGACCCAGACCCAAAGCTTCCACCGCATCGGACACCCGGGCTTTCGGGCCGCGGTCGCCGAGTTCTTGGGCCGCGAACAAGGCGCGGTTGAGCGCTGGCAATCCGACGCCGCCGCCGCACTGCCATTTAAAATCGCAACCGAAGACGCCGCCACTTAG
- a CDS encoding proline--tRNA ligase → MRASKQLIPTLKETPQDAAIVSHQLMLRAGLIRQLASGLYTWLPMGLKVLKKVENVVREEMDRAGALETLMPSAQPAELWQESGRWEQFGPELLRFQDRHARDFCLGPTHEEVITDIARNEIKSYKQLPMNLYQIQQKFRDERRPRFGIMRSREFLMKDAYSFNRDADCLADSYQVMYDAYVRVFDRLGLRYRAVDADSGSIGGSRSQEFHVLADSGEDAIAVSTVSQYAANIEAAEALPRESERPAPGAAMTRKPTPNTKTIDALVQGFDVAIEKTLKTLIVEGAEDGTLVALVVRGDHSLNEVKAEKLPEVASPLRMADDAQVRSVIGAGFGSLGPVNMPLLTLVDRSAALVSDFCAGANVEGEHYFDINWGRDLPEPEVRDLREVVAGDPSPDGQGTLEITRGIEVGHIFQLGTKYSEAMNCNMLDQNGKAKPMHMGCYGIGVSRVVAAAIEQNHDARGILWPAAIAPYQVCIVPIGGKKDPAVNDTAEALYQSLKDQGVEVLLDDRDMGPGPRFADMDLLGIPHRVVISSKGLAAGQLEYKHRSNPDSEMLDEASIMDRLGA, encoded by the coding sequence ATGCGCGCATCCAAACAACTGATCCCCACCCTAAAAGAAACACCCCAAGACGCCGCCATCGTGTCTCATCAGTTGATGCTGCGCGCCGGCTTAATTCGCCAACTCGCATCCGGCCTTTACACCTGGCTACCGATGGGTCTCAAAGTCCTGAAAAAAGTTGAAAACGTGGTCCGCGAAGAAATGGACCGCGCCGGCGCCCTTGAAACCTTGATGCCCAGCGCGCAACCGGCCGAACTGTGGCAGGAATCCGGCCGCTGGGAACAGTTCGGCCCGGAATTGCTACGCTTCCAAGACCGCCATGCACGCGACTTTTGCTTGGGTCCGACCCACGAAGAAGTCATCACCGACATCGCGCGCAACGAAATCAAAAGCTACAAACAGTTGCCGATGAATCTGTATCAAATTCAACAGAAATTCCGCGACGAACGACGCCCACGTTTCGGCATCATGCGCTCGCGCGAATTCTTGATGAAAGACGCCTACAGCTTCAACCGTGACGCCGACTGTCTGGCCGACAGCTACCAAGTGATGTACGACGCCTACGTGCGTGTGTTTGATCGTTTAGGCCTGCGTTACCGCGCGGTCGACGCCGACTCCGGCTCGATCGGTGGCAGCCGCAGCCAAGAGTTCCACGTGCTCGCGGACTCGGGCGAAGACGCGATCGCTGTATCGACCGTGTCACAGTACGCCGCCAACATCGAAGCCGCCGAAGCACTTCCTCGCGAAAGTGAGCGCCCGGCACCGGGTGCGGCCATGACCCGCAAACCCACCCCCAACACCAAGACCATTGACGCCTTGGTTCAGGGCTTTGATGTAGCGATCGAAAAGACGCTTAAGACGTTGATTGTTGAAGGCGCCGAAGACGGCACCCTGGTCGCCCTAGTGGTACGCGGCGATCACAGCCTGAACGAAGTCAAAGCCGAAAAATTACCCGAAGTCGCAAGCCCGCTGCGCATGGCCGATGATGCCCAAGTACGCAGCGTCATCGGCGCCGGTTTTGGCTCGCTGGGCCCGGTCAACATGCCGCTGCTGACCCTGGTTGACCGTAGCGCCGCACTAGTCAGTGATTTCTGTGCCGGTGCCAACGTCGAGGGCGAGCACTACTTTGACATCAACTGGGGCCGCGACCTGCCCGAGCCAGAGGTTCGTGACCTGCGCGAAGTGGTCGCCGGCGACCCCTCGCCTGACGGACAGGGCACCTTAGAAATTACCCGCGGCATCGAGGTGGGCCACATTTTCCAGCTTGGCACCAAGTACAGCGAAGCCATGAACTGCAACATGCTCGATCAAAACGGCAAGGCCAAACCCATGCACATGGGCTGCTATGGCATTGGCGTATCACGCGTGGTGGCCGCGGCGATCGAGCAAAACCACGACGCCCGTGGCATTTTGTGGCCGGCAGCGATCGCGCCTTACCAGGTCTGTATCGTGCCGATCGGTGGCAAAAAGGACCCCGCGGTCAATGACACCGCCGAGGCACTGTATCAAAGCCTAAAAGATCAGGGCGTCGAGGTGTTACTGGACGATCGTGACATGGGGCCCGGACCGCGCTTTGCCGACATGGATTTACTCGGAATCCCACACCGTGTGGTGATCAGTTCGAAAGGCCTGGCCGCCGGTCAACTAGAATACAAACACCGTTCGAACCCCGACAGCGAGATGCTAGATGAGGCGAGCATTATGGATCGTCTGGGCGCTTAG